The following are encoded together in the Vidua macroura isolate BioBank_ID:100142 chromosome 6, ASM2450914v1, whole genome shotgun sequence genome:
- the LOC128809261 gene encoding dispanin subfamily A member 2b-like: MAFPKSGTNWPQPCICGRWRCLRHSPRDPSMQQQLPPYEMLPAEVKMDELPRSTTVMVEETQQQQSPPPRDHLVWSLFTTLYGNFCCLGLLAFVFSVKSRDRKVLGDYSGALSYGSTAKYLNITALVINILIVIIVIVVVSLAAAGVLGRPQYGYGYGRT, encoded by the exons ATGGCATTCCCAAAAAGTGGCACCAACTGGCCTCAACCCTGTATTTGTGGGAGATGGAG GTGCCTTCGCCACTCTCCCCGAGACCcaagcatgcagcagcagctcccgccGTACGAGATGCTGCCGGCGGAGGTGAAGATGGACGAGTTGCCCCGGAGCACGACGGTGATGGTGGAGGAgacgcagcagcagcagtcgcCGCCACCCCGGGACCACCTGGTGTGGTCCCTCTTCACCACCCTGTACGGCAATTTCTGCTGCCTCGGCCTCCTGGCGTTCGTCTTCTCTGTCAAG tccAGGGACCGCAAAGTGCTGGGTGACTACAGCGGGGCCCTGAGCTACGGCTCCACGGCCAAGTACCTGAACATCACGGCCCTGGTGATCAACATCCTCATCGTCATCATCGTCATCGTCGTCGTCTCCCTGGCCGCCGCTGGGGTCTTAGGACGACCCCAGTACGGGTACGGCTACGGCCGCACTTAG